Proteins encoded within one genomic window of Candidatus Ancaeobacter aquaticus:
- a CDS encoding endonuclease III domain-containing protein, whose amino-acid sequence MTLCEKQLMNIYQKLYDHYGYQKWWPGESAFEIIIGAILTQNTAWINVEKAICNLACKKVLSPHKIKNISEQKLAELIRPSGYYNIKAKRIKAFIEYLFTCYHGKLGRMFMRDTDSLRKELLHVNGIGPETADSILLYAGKKKVFVVDAYTRRIFSRKGLLEGTESYDDIQKFFMNNIPKRIRVYNDYHAQIVMLGKNVCKPKPRCDVCPINTGTCKI is encoded by the coding sequence ATGACTTTGTGCGAAAAGCAATTAATGAACATATACCAAAAACTATATGATCATTACGGTTACCAAAAATGGTGGCCTGGTGAAAGTGCATTTGAGATCATAATCGGGGCGATACTCACGCAAAATACCGCATGGATCAATGTTGAAAAAGCAATTTGTAATCTCGCGTGCAAAAAAGTGCTTTCGCCGCATAAAATCAAAAATATTTCAGAACAAAAACTTGCTGAATTGATTCGGCCAAGCGGGTATTACAATATTAAAGCAAAAAGGATAAAAGCCTTTATAGAGTATTTATTTACCTGTTATCATGGGAAATTAGGCAGAATGTTTATGCGTGATACCGACAGCTTAAGAAAAGAGCTCTTACATGTTAACGGTATTGGTCCTGAGACTGCTGACTCTATTCTTCTCTATGCGGGAAAAAAGAAAGTATTCGTTGTTGATGCATATACGAGACGGATATTTTCTCGGAAAGGATTGCTGGAAGGAACAGAGTCCTATGATGATATTCAAAAGTTTTTTATGAATAATATCCCTAAAAGAATACGTGTGTATAATGATTATCACGCCCAAATTGTAATGCTTGGAAAAAATGTTTGTAAACCCAAGCCTCGATGTGATGTGTGTCCAATAAATACGGGGACCTGCAAAATATAG
- a CDS encoding LysM peptidoglycan-binding domain-containing protein: protein MLKYILSILLLLVFVTHACGMTKKPEGRTMSRKQQEKLKKAKKELYEYPKASAVVADKFYEQGQFFEEEGLYDEAIAQYKHALALKPPFSDMVHYTLGILYYNHDLLELAADHLYKSIILNPDNVQTHYWFGLTLAELREYREAIQEFETVISINPHFYECYYWIALIYEKTMTNNVKAVDFYRKYLMLDPRGKKADAARTSLENLGAEQTIAPVKQLPPPIIDTAPISLDEYEKTISQPSTDIEEETVELAPVPSPAPAIKKGEVSIATPPIVIGDKTHTAQEGETLRIIAGYDEIYNDSTKWRTLRDANKNVLDNSLDIEPGTVLRIPKIDTVALNKNVSDPSIQSYHTISKGETLWIIAGYDEIYNDDTKWPLLYSANKDTLEGKKTNLHEGIVITVPKPTEAALKTIEKKKIIEKKKKTLSLPEPQKLFKKVTDAISSAAKAVVTAIPKLTEKKMTLVENKIKKEPAKIPTTTKTIVPKSTPKPVTPVISKKAAQTPIVNTKKKETYTINEFIESTQVKEAPSTINKPIQRKSITPTKALKKTPKKKTVITKKPVQKTRITPARKPVKKTTEKLPSKKIRKPQKATPRYTIKKKTSSQSTRTTFVEKTLQEKQKVVHSKQRKVKPKVKARIKIKAITSDDNGNTIKITTFGPKGKIKEEIVTDTNESTKK, encoded by the coding sequence ATGTTGAAATACATTTTAAGTATACTGTTACTGCTGGTTTTTGTCACTCATGCCTGTGGTATGACAAAAAAACCTGAAGGACGTACAATGAGCAGAAAACAGCAAGAAAAACTTAAGAAAGCAAAAAAAGAACTGTACGAATACCCTAAAGCAAGCGCTGTCGTTGCAGACAAATTCTATGAACAGGGACAGTTTTTCGAAGAAGAAGGATTGTACGATGAAGCTATTGCGCAATATAAACACGCTCTTGCTTTAAAACCCCCTTTCAGCGATATGGTCCACTACACTTTAGGGATACTTTATTACAACCATGATCTTCTCGAACTTGCAGCAGACCACCTTTATAAATCAATTATATTAAATCCAGATAATGTTCAAACTCATTACTGGTTTGGTCTCACACTGGCAGAGCTAAGAGAATACCGTGAAGCTATTCAAGAGTTTGAGACTGTTATCAGCATCAATCCACATTTCTACGAATGTTATTACTGGATCGCTCTTATTTATGAAAAAACCATGACAAACAACGTCAAAGCCGTTGATTTCTATAGAAAATATCTTATGCTCGATCCACGCGGAAAAAAAGCAGACGCTGCACGTACATCGTTAGAGAACCTCGGCGCTGAACAAACAATTGCTCCTGTGAAACAACTGCCGCCACCGATAATCGATACTGCGCCCATCAGTCTCGACGAATACGAAAAAACGATTTCTCAACCATCAACCGATATAGAGGAAGAAACAGTAGAGTTAGCCCCTGTTCCGTCTCCTGCTCCAGCCATTAAAAAAGGAGAGGTCAGTATAGCTACACCTCCTATTGTGATAGGAGACAAGACGCATACCGCACAAGAAGGAGAAACGCTCCGGATCATAGCGGGATATGATGAAATATACAATGATTCCACTAAATGGCGTACATTGCGAGATGCAAACAAAAACGTGTTAGACAACAGCTTAGATATTGAGCCGGGTACAGTTTTACGCATTCCAAAAATTGATACCGTGGCATTAAACAAAAACGTTTCCGACCCATCAATACAGTCATATCACACAATTTCTAAAGGAGAAACATTATGGATCATTGCAGGATATGATGAGATCTATAATGACGACACAAAGTGGCCACTCCTTTATAGTGCAAATAAAGATACGCTTGAAGGTAAAAAGACAAACCTACATGAAGGAATCGTAATCACCGTACCAAAACCAACAGAAGCGGCACTTAAAACTATTGAAAAGAAAAAGATAATAGAGAAAAAAAAGAAGACACTCTCACTGCCAGAACCACAAAAACTATTCAAAAAGGTCACCGATGCCATTTCTTCTGCCGCTAAAGCAGTAGTCACCGCAATTCCAAAACTTACGGAAAAGAAAATGACCCTTGTTGAAAATAAAATAAAGAAAGAACCAGCGAAAATACCTACTACGACAAAAACTATTGTTCCGAAAAGCACGCCAAAACCCGTTACCCCTGTAATTTCAAAAAAGGCAGCACAGACACCAATAGTAAATACTAAAAAGAAAGAAACTTATACAATAAATGAATTTATTGAAAGCACACAAGTAAAAGAAGCCCCTTCTACAATTAATAAGCCGATACAAAGAAAATCGATTACACCTACAAAAGCACTGAAAAAGACTCCAAAGAAAAAAACAGTAATAACAAAAAAACCCGTTCAGAAAACGAGGATAACGCCTGCAAGAAAACCGGTAAAAAAGACCACAGAAAAGTTGCCCTCTAAGAAAATAAGAAAACCTCAAAAAGCTACACCACGTTATACTATTAAAAAGAAAACCTCATCACAATCAACGAGAACTACCTTTGTGGAAAAAACCCTTCAGGAAAAACAAAAAGTGGTGCATTCAAAACAAAGGAAAGTAAAACCAAAAGTTAAGGCTCGCATAAAGATTAAGGCAATAACTAGTGATGATAATGGCAACACAATAAAAATAACGACATTTGGCCCTAAAGGCAAGATTAAAGAAGAAATCGTCACAGATACAAATGAATCAACAAAGAAGTAA
- a CDS encoding metal-dependent transcriptional regulator — MDIKIIEEILETILRKSDSGEVLVEDLIREYKLGEADLAKIEQEGYIRIQGGKISFTDTGQKVATRIIRCHRLAERLLDVLDISDKNQEEAACDFEHTVPPEVAEAICTLLGHPTQCPHGKEIPPGECCKRAEMEVKRIVVSLPELNAGERGKIVYISTKDHSRMDKLTSFGFFPGTLVKVHQTRPAFVLQIGQTTIAIDKDVLNDIHVRKVG, encoded by the coding sequence ATGGACATTAAAATAATTGAAGAAATTCTTGAAACAATATTGCGTAAATCTGATTCAGGCGAAGTGCTTGTTGAAGATTTAATAAGAGAATATAAGTTAGGAGAGGCAGATCTGGCAAAGATTGAGCAAGAGGGATATATTCGCATTCAAGGCGGAAAAATATCCTTTACCGATACAGGCCAAAAAGTTGCCACACGTATCATTCGATGTCATCGGTTAGCGGAACGTCTATTAGATGTATTAGATATTAGCGATAAAAATCAAGAGGAAGCCGCCTGTGATTTTGAGCACACTGTTCCCCCGGAAGTAGCAGAAGCAATATGTACTCTTCTAGGGCATCCTACTCAATGTCCTCACGGGAAAGAAATTCCTCCCGGTGAATGTTGCAAAAGAGCTGAAATGGAAGTGAAGCGTATTGTTGTTAGCCTCCCTGAGTTAAATGCCGGTGAAAGGGGTAAAATTGTTTATATTTCTACGAAAGATCACAGTCGTATGGATAAGTTAACATCATTCGGTTTTTTTCCAGGCACTTTAGTAAAAGTGCATCAAACTCGTCCGGCATTTGTTTTGCAAATTGGCCAAACTACAATCGCCATTGATAAAGATGTGTTAAACGATATCCACGTAAGAAAAGTGGGTTAG